In the Hyphomonadaceae bacterium BL14 genome, one interval contains:
- a CDS encoding RNA-binding S4 domain-containing protein, whose translation MTVPAELESQRCDIWLFRARLFKSRAMAADAITAGRVRIDRFGQVQRLTRAAAPVRAGDRLVFTRGGELVRICVLALAQRRGPPAEARGLYEAESGAG comes from the coding sequence GTGACCGTGCCCGCAGAGTTGGAGAGCCAGCGCTGCGATATCTGGCTGTTTCGCGCCCGCCTGTTCAAATCACGCGCGATGGCCGCTGACGCCATCACGGCCGGCCGGGTGCGCATTGACCGCTTCGGTCAGGTCCAGCGCCTGACGCGCGCGGCGGCGCCGGTGCGCGCCGGCGACCGGCTGGTGTTCACGCGCGGCGGCGAGCTGGTGCGCATCTGCGTGCTGGCGCTGGCGCAGCGGCGCGGTCCGCCGGCCGAGGCGCGCGGATTGTACGAGGCCGAGAGCGGCGCTGGCTGA
- a CDS encoding ferredoxin family protein, producing the protein MTYIVTDACIRCKFTDCVEVCPVDCFYEGENMLVIHPDECIDCGVCEPECPVEAIKPDTEDDSDGKWLAINSKYAAAWPNITVKKDAPADAADFETVTGKLEKYFSEKPGSGE; encoded by the coding sequence ATGACCTACATCGTCACTGACGCCTGCATCCGTTGCAAATTCACCGACTGTGTCGAGGTCTGCCCCGTAGACTGTTTCTACGAGGGCGAGAACATGCTCGTCATCCATCCCGACGAATGCATTGACTGTGGCGTCTGCGAACCCGAATGCCCGGTGGAGGCCATCAAGCCGGACACTGAAGATGACTCGGACGGCAAGTGGCTGGCGATCAATTCCAAATATGCGGCTGCCTGGCCGAACATAACTGTCAAGAAAGATGCGCCTGCTGACGCAGCGGATTTTGAAACAGTGACGGGAAAGTTGGAGAAATATTTCTCCGAGAAACCCGGGTCCGGAGAATAG
- a CDS encoding CarD family transcriptional regulator: MTKKTANDNKSFKKGDYIVYPAHGVGRVTGVEKETVAGYDIEVYVVSFEQDKMTLRVPTAKATTSGMRPLASEQVLKDAIGTLKGKPRIKRTMWSRRAQEYEAKINSGDLISIAEVVRDLHRQEDQPEPSYSERQLYESALDRMVREVAAVEKVDRDKALELLTETLTRKAA, from the coding sequence ATGACAAAGAAAACCGCCAACGATAACAAGTCCTTCAAAAAGGGCGATTATATCGTCTATCCCGCCCACGGGGTGGGCCGGGTCACCGGCGTCGAGAAGGAAACCGTCGCCGGGTATGATATCGAGGTCTATGTGGTCTCGTTCGAGCAGGACAAGATGACCCTGCGCGTCCCCACCGCGAAAGCGACAACATCGGGCATGCGGCCGCTGGCCAGCGAACAGGTGCTGAAAGACGCGATCGGCACGCTGAAAGGCAAGCCGCGCATCAAGCGCACCATGTGGAGCCGCCGCGCCCAGGAATACGAAGCCAAGATCAATTCGGGCGATCTCATTTCCATCGCCGAAGTGGTGCGCGATCTGCACCGTCAGGAAGACCAGCCCGAGCCGTCCTATTCAGAGCGCCAGCTCTATGAATCCGCCCTCGACCGTATGGTGCGCGAAGTTGCCGCCGTGGAAAAGGTTGACCGCGACAAGGCGCTGGAACTGCTGACCGAGACCCTGACCAGGAAAGCCGCCTGA
- a CDS encoding helicase: MTARHARPAPVTAVLGPTNTGKTHLALERMMARASGVMGLPLRLLARELYDRVVKAKGVHAAALITGEEKIVPPHARYFLCTVEAMPLDMRPAFLAVDEIQLAADPERGHIFTDRLLHARGTEETMLLGAASMRPILRRLIPEAVIETRERFSTLSYAGTKKLTKLPRRSAVVAFSAEDVYAMAELVRRQRGGAAVVMGALSPRTRNAQVALYQSGEVDFLIATDAIGMGLNMDVGHVAFASYTKFDGRKRRRLHAHEIGQIAGRAGRFRTDGTFGETGEARALDPELIEQVENHEFEPVTRLVWRNSDLDLTDLQSLRVSLGAPAPHPALERVRAAVDEAVLDILTRDPEVRERTARRGGAARLWDVCGTPQFRKGTLDEHARLVRSLFLHLSDGDARLPDAWLDAQIARLARTAGDVDTLAQRLTQVRTWSYAAHRPSWTGDPAYWQARTREVEDALSDALHEQLTARFIDRRTSALMKGLRENIDLQAGLDGTGEVTVEGHFVGRLDGLSFRADAAGGPLARRAVANAALKAVRPEINRRLGQLARAADDMLALDEEGRVLWQGEPVARLTPGPDPFTPGAALIGGELGAAEAGARAERRLEAFAADQARMALGPLLKLREAVGARTGGLDGLARGIAYRLVEGHGAAPRQVLAADLASLSTQERRQLRAAGVRLGEHGVFMPALLKPRAARLNALLHAVHSGDAARAFRPPPGRTSVMPDPSLDAASHACAGYQLCGPLAVRLDMLERLADLIRDARQADKARRFTPAPAMMNLLGCDEEALCGVLRALGYRRVRKAEGDSPEWWTSRARREPDREPGTVPPPADTPFAALAALSISPAAKPAAARPARARRSRPRRPARDTRA, translated from the coding sequence ATGACCGCCCGCCATGCAAGGCCCGCCCCCGTCACTGCGGTGCTGGGGCCGACCAATACCGGCAAGACCCATCTGGCGCTGGAGCGCATGATGGCGCGTGCGTCAGGCGTTATGGGCCTGCCCCTGCGCCTGCTTGCCCGCGAACTCTACGACCGGGTGGTCAAGGCCAAGGGCGTCCACGCCGCTGCCCTGATCACGGGCGAGGAAAAAATTGTCCCGCCGCACGCGCGCTATTTCCTGTGCACGGTGGAAGCCATGCCGCTGGATATGCGCCCGGCCTTTCTGGCGGTGGATGAGATCCAGCTCGCGGCCGACCCGGAACGCGGCCACATCTTCACCGACCGGCTGCTGCATGCGCGCGGCACTGAAGAGACCATGCTGCTGGGTGCCGCTTCCATGCGCCCGATCCTGCGCCGGCTGATCCCCGAGGCCGTGATCGAGACGCGCGAACGCTTCTCCACACTGAGCTATGCGGGCACGAAAAAGCTCACCAAGCTGCCGCGACGGTCCGCTGTCGTCGCCTTCAGCGCCGAGGATGTCTACGCCATGGCCGAGCTGGTGCGCCGCCAGCGCGGCGGGGCGGCGGTGGTGATGGGGGCGCTGTCGCCGCGCACACGCAACGCCCAGGTCGCCCTCTATCAGTCGGGCGAGGTGGACTTCCTCATCGCCACGGACGCCATCGGCATGGGCCTGAACATGGATGTCGGCCATGTCGCCTTCGCCAGCTACACCAAGTTTGACGGGCGCAAGCGCCGGCGCCTGCATGCCCACGAGATCGGCCAGATCGCCGGGCGGGCCGGGCGCTTTCGCACTGACGGCACGTTTGGCGAAACCGGCGAGGCGCGCGCGCTGGACCCGGAACTCATCGAGCAGGTGGAGAACCACGAATTCGAGCCGGTGACGCGCCTGGTCTGGCGCAACAGCGATCTGGACCTGACCGATCTGCAGAGCCTGCGGGTATCCCTGGGCGCGCCTGCGCCCCATCCGGCGCTGGAGCGGGTGCGCGCAGCGGTGGATGAGGCGGTGCTCGACATTCTCACGCGCGATCCCGAGGTGCGCGAGCGCACGGCCAGACGCGGCGGCGCGGCACGGTTGTGGGATGTGTGCGGCACGCCGCAATTTCGCAAAGGCACGCTGGACGAGCACGCGCGGCTGGTCCGCTCGCTCTTCCTGCACCTGTCTGACGGCGATGCGCGCCTGCCTGACGCCTGGCTGGACGCCCAGATCGCGCGCCTGGCCAGGACGGCGGGCGATGTGGATACGCTGGCCCAGCGCCTGACCCAGGTGCGCACCTGGTCCTATGCCGCCCACCGGCCCTCCTGGACCGGCGATCCGGCCTACTGGCAGGCGCGCACCCGCGAGGTCGAGGATGCACTGTCCGATGCCCTGCACGAACAGCTCACCGCGCGCTTCATCGACCGGCGCACCAGCGCCCTTATGAAGGGCCTGCGCGAGAATATCGATCTGCAGGCCGGGCTCGACGGCACGGGCGAGGTCACAGTGGAGGGCCATTTCGTCGGACGGCTCGACGGGCTGAGCTTCCGTGCCGATGCCGCCGGGGGTCCGCTGGCGCGCCGGGCGGTGGCCAATGCCGCCCTGAAGGCTGTGCGCCCCGAAATCAACCGCCGCCTGGGCCAGCTGGCGCGCGCCGCGGACGACATGCTGGCGCTGGACGAGGAGGGGCGTGTGCTCTGGCAGGGCGAGCCGGTGGCGCGCCTGACCCCCGGCCCCGACCCGTTCACGCCGGGCGCCGCGCTGATTGGCGGCGAGCTGGGCGCGGCGGAAGCCGGGGCCCGTGCCGAACGCCGCCTGGAGGCCTTTGCCGCAGACCAGGCGCGCATGGCTCTGGGTCCGCTTCTGAAGCTGCGTGAGGCTGTGGGGGCCCGGACGGGCGGTCTGGACGGGCTGGCGCGCGGGATCGCCTACCGGCTGGTGGAGGGCCATGGCGCGGCACCGCGTCAGGTGCTGGCCGCCGACCTCGCCTCCCTGTCCACCCAGGAGCGCCGCCAGCTGCGCGCCGCCGGCGTCCGGCTGGGCGAGCATGGCGTGTTCATGCCGGCGCTTCTCAAACCTCGCGCTGCGCGCCTCAACGCCCTGCTCCATGCCGTCCACTCCGGTGACGCCGCGCGCGCCTTCCGCCCGCCGCCCGGACGCACGAGTGTGATGCCGGACCCGTCTCTGGACGCAGCGTCTCACGCCTGCGCCGGGTATCAGCTGTGCGGGCCGCTGGCGGTGCGCCTGGATATGCTGGAGCGGCTCGCCGATCTGATCCGCGACGCCCGCCAGGCTGACAAGGCGCGGCGCTTCACGCCCGCGCCGGCCATGATGAATCTGCTGGGATGCGATGAAGAGGCATTGTGCGGCGTGCTGCGGGCATTGGGCTATCGCCGCGTCCGAAAGGCCGAGGGTGACAGCCCGGAATGGTGGACCAGTCGGGCCAGGCGCGAGCCTGACCGCGAGCCGGGCACGGTGCCGCCGCCGGCCGACACGCCCTTTGCTGCCCTTGCGGCACTCAGCATCAGCCCGGCTGCCAAGCCTGCCGCCGCCCGCCCCGCCAGGGCGCGGCGGTCCCGGCCGCGCCGCCCCGCCAGGGACACGCGCGCGTGA
- the hemF gene encoding oxygen-dependent coproporphyrinogen oxidase: MTEPAELARQPRAVAARAWFESLRDQICAAFEALEDAADPALYPGEPGRFDLTPWQRGDGSQDLGGGVMGLMRGRLFEKVGVHVSTVYGQFSPQFAGQVRGAAEDPRFAATGISLIAHMRNPHVPAVHMNTRFISTQLSWFGGGMDLNPTQDYQRRDDFEDTVLFHAAAKAACDRANPEYHPRYKAWCEEYFWLKHRAEPRGTGGIFYDHLDTGDHEADFIFTQDVGKAFLEAYPAIVRTRMGTPWTQADRREQLIRRGRYAEFNLLYDRGTKFGLETGGNIESILSSMPPEAIWP, from the coding sequence ATGACTGAACCTGCCGAGCTTGCCCGCCAACCGCGCGCCGTGGCCGCGCGCGCCTGGTTTGAATCCCTGCGCGACCAGATCTGTGCCGCGTTCGAGGCGCTGGAAGACGCGGCCGATCCGGCGCTCTATCCGGGCGAGCCGGGCCGCTTCGATCTGACGCCCTGGCAGCGCGGCGACGGGTCCCAGGACCTGGGCGGCGGCGTGATGGGCCTGATGCGCGGGCGCCTGTTTGAAAAAGTCGGCGTGCACGTGTCCACCGTCTACGGGCAGTTCTCGCCGCAATTTGCCGGTCAGGTGCGCGGTGCCGCGGAGGATCCGCGCTTCGCCGCCACGGGTATTTCGCTGATTGCGCATATGCGCAATCCCCATGTGCCCGCCGTGCACATGAATACCCGCTTCATCTCCACCCAGCTGAGCTGGTTTGGCGGCGGCATGGATCTTAACCCGACCCAGGACTATCAGCGCCGCGACGATTTCGAGGACACGGTGCTGTTCCACGCGGCGGCCAAGGCGGCCTGCGACCGGGCCAACCCGGAATACCATCCCCGCTACAAGGCCTGGTGCGAGGAGTATTTCTGGCTCAAGCACCGCGCCGAGCCGCGCGGCACGGGCGGGATTTTCTACGACCATCTTGATACCGGTGATCACGAGGCCGACTTCATCTTCACCCAGGACGTGGGCAAGGCCTTTCTCGAGGCGTATCCGGCCATCGTGCGCACCCGCATGGGCACGCCCTGGACGCAGGCGGACCGGCGCGAACAGCTGATCCGGCGCGGACGCTATGCCGAGTTCAACCTGCTCTATGACCGCGGCACGAAATTCGGTCTGGAGACCGGCGGCAATATCGAGAGCATTCTCTCATCCATGCCGCCCGAGGCGATCTGGCCCTAG